The following proteins are encoded in a genomic region of Clostridiales bacterium:
- a CDS encoding cell wall hydrolase, protein MAFSVRELFARIIKCEAGGEGDTGMKAVACVIMNRVNVSAGEYLRMGQGDLRKIIFQPGQFDCARSIIGGQINTQTIWSNPPDQIHYDIADWALSGHRLWEIGTALWYFNPFIPTCPLIFPKNGAGSIINRIGQHCFYIPTSVYYET, encoded by the coding sequence ATGGCCTTTTCAGTGCGGGAACTTTTTGCCAGGATAATTAAATGTGAAGCCGGAGGAGAAGGGGACACAGGTATGAAAGCCGTCGCATGTGTGATCATGAACAGAGTCAACGTATCTGCCGGCGAATACTTAAGAATGGGTCAGGGCGATTTGCGGAAAATAATTTTTCAGCCGGGTCAGTTTGATTGCGCCCGTTCAATTATCGGCGGGCAGATTAACACCCAAACTATCTGGTCAAACCCTCCCGACCAGATACATTATGATATCGCCGATTGGGCTCTTTCGGGCCACAGACTATGGGAAATAGGAACTGCACTCTGGTATTTCAATCCTTTTATTCCGACCTGTCCTTTAATATTCCCCAAAAATGGCGCAGGTTCGATTATAAACAGGATCGGGCAGCACTGCTTCTATATACCTACAAGCGTTTACTATGAAACATGA